In a single window of the Methylococcus sp. Mc7 genome:
- the rdgC gene encoding recombination-associated protein RdgC, protein MWFKNLVLYRFTEAFTHTAEQLEEALEGRRFAPCGSMELATAGWHPPLRRDDLPLVHAANGYLMVSLLKEEKILPASVVNEALEERAEEIEARRGTPVGRKERRDLRDEVFNSLLPRAFSHTRRTYAYVDPRGGWLAVDSASAKKAEELVGLLRQTLGSLPVAPVATQDRPPAVMTAWLLEQDLPSDVVIEDECELRSPDEEGGIVRCRRQDLSAPEIRNHIDAGKEVVRLAVTWNDRLSFTLDDALGIKKLRFLDVIQEQAAEIDAADEMERFDADFAIMTLELSQFLARLVELFGGDAVQGQALADKSS, encoded by the coding sequence ATGTGGTTCAAGAACCTCGTCCTCTACCGATTCACCGAAGCCTTCACCCATACCGCGGAACAGCTGGAAGAAGCCCTGGAGGGCCGCCGTTTCGCGCCCTGCGGCAGCATGGAGCTGGCCACCGCCGGCTGGCATCCGCCGCTGCGCCGTGACGATCTGCCGCTGGTGCATGCCGCCAACGGCTACCTGATGGTCTCCCTGCTCAAGGAAGAAAAAATCCTTCCGGCCTCGGTGGTGAACGAGGCGCTGGAAGAGCGGGCCGAGGAAATCGAGGCGCGGCGCGGGACCCCGGTCGGCCGCAAGGAGCGCCGTGACCTGCGCGATGAGGTGTTCAACAGCCTCTTGCCCCGCGCCTTCAGCCATACACGCCGGACCTATGCCTATGTGGATCCGCGCGGCGGCTGGCTGGCGGTGGACAGTGCCAGCGCCAAGAAGGCGGAGGAACTGGTCGGTTTGCTGCGGCAGACCCTCGGCTCCCTGCCGGTGGCGCCGGTCGCGACCCAGGACCGTCCGCCGGCGGTGATGACCGCCTGGCTGCTGGAGCAGGACCTGCCTTCGGACGTCGTCATCGAGGACGAGTGCGAGCTGCGCTCGCCGGACGAGGAGGGCGGCATCGTCCGCTGCCGCCGCCAGGACCTGTCGGCGCCGGAAATCCGCAACCACATCGATGCCGGCAAGGAAGTCGTGCGCCTGGCGGTGACCTGGAACGACCGCCTGAGCTTCACCCTGGACGATGCGCTGGGAATCAAGAAACTGCGGTTCCTGGACGTGATCCAGGAACAGGCGGCGGAAATCGATGCGGCCGACGAAATGGAGCGTTTCGATGCGGACTTTGCCATCATGACGCTGGAGCTGTCACAATTTCTGGCGCGGCTCGTCGAACTCTTCGGCGGCGATGCCGTCCAAGGACAAGCGTTGGCGGACAAATCAAGCTGA
- a CDS encoding zinc-dependent peptidase: MPIFKFFRNLRRRRILGSCPITPAAFRAAIGGVPLLARLPEAERENLRRLATLFLHEKVFESSGNLALTEAMKIRIAALACLPVLHLDLDWYAGWHTVLVFPTEFVRPREAMDDIGVMHEWEETIGGEAWELGPVILSWADVEASGRGDGYNVVIHEMAHKLDMLNGPCDGFPPLHRGMRASAWSKDFTGAFEDFNARLDRGEHTVIDPYAGESPSEFFAVLSEYFFEQPALVENEYPEVYAQMCRFYRTDPRQCTHAPVMG; encoded by the coding sequence TTGCCGATCTTCAAATTCTTTCGGAACCTGCGCCGCCGCCGGATCCTCGGTAGCTGTCCGATCACCCCGGCAGCGTTCCGCGCCGCCATCGGCGGCGTCCCGCTGCTTGCCCGCTTGCCCGAAGCGGAGCGTGAAAACCTCCGGCGCCTGGCGACCCTGTTCCTCCACGAAAAGGTCTTCGAATCCTCCGGCAATCTGGCTCTGACCGAGGCCATGAAGATCCGCATCGCCGCGCTGGCCTGCCTCCCCGTACTCCATCTCGATCTCGACTGGTACGCCGGCTGGCACACCGTTCTGGTGTTTCCCACGGAATTCGTGCGGCCACGGGAAGCCATGGACGACATCGGCGTCATGCACGAATGGGAGGAAACCATCGGTGGCGAAGCCTGGGAACTGGGTCCCGTCATCCTGTCCTGGGCCGACGTGGAAGCTTCGGGACGGGGCGACGGCTACAACGTCGTCATTCACGAAATGGCCCACAAGCTGGACATGCTGAACGGCCCGTGCGACGGTTTCCCCCCGCTGCACCGGGGCATGAGGGCATCGGCGTGGTCGAAGGACTTCACCGGCGCGTTCGAAGATTTCAATGCCCGGCTGGACCGGGGCGAACACACCGTCATCGACCCTTACGCCGGCGAATCGCCCTCGGAATTCTTCGCGGTGTTGAGCGAATATTTCTTCGAACAGCCCGCCTTGGTGGAGAACGAATACCCCGAGGTCTACGCCCAGATGTGCCGTTTCTACCGGACGGACCCGCGGCAGTGCACGCATGCCCCCGTCATGGGGTAG
- the dapF gene encoding diaminopimelate epimerase: MLRFTKMQGLGNDFVVIDAIRQTVNLEAAGLRRLADRHYGIGCDQILLVEPPTSDEVDFRYRIFNADGGEVAQCGNGARCFARFVREKGLIDRDEIRVETASGRMVLRLEAGGEVRVEMGVPRHAPAEVPLLADEERPGYTASVEGVDWVFGAVSMGNPHAVITVPDVDEAPVARVGAALERHELFPERANIGFMQVLDPHHARLRVHERGTGETLACGSGACAAAVVGILQGTLQDPVRIDLPGGTLRIGWQGRGTPVYMSGPAVTVFEGKIEA; this comes from the coding sequence ATGCTGCGTTTCACCAAGATGCAGGGGCTGGGCAACGATTTCGTCGTGATCGATGCCATTCGTCAGACAGTGAACCTGGAGGCGGCGGGATTGCGCCGGCTGGCCGACCGGCATTACGGTATAGGCTGCGACCAGATTCTGCTGGTGGAGCCGCCGACATCGGACGAGGTGGATTTCCGCTACCGGATTTTCAATGCCGACGGTGGCGAGGTCGCGCAATGCGGCAACGGCGCGCGCTGTTTCGCCCGCTTCGTCCGCGAGAAGGGACTCATCGACCGCGACGAAATCCGGGTGGAAACCGCTTCCGGCCGCATGGTGCTGCGGCTGGAGGCGGGCGGTGAAGTCCGGGTGGAGATGGGCGTGCCGCGCCATGCGCCGGCCGAGGTGCCGCTGTTGGCGGACGAGGAGCGGCCGGGCTACACGGCCAGTGTCGAGGGGGTGGACTGGGTGTTCGGCGCCGTATCCATGGGCAATCCCCATGCGGTGATCACGGTGCCCGATGTCGACGAGGCGCCGGTGGCGCGAGTCGGCGCCGCGCTGGAGCGGCACGAGCTGTTTCCCGAACGCGCCAACATCGGTTTCATGCAGGTCCTGGACCCGCATCATGCGCGCCTCCGGGTCCACGAACGGGGGACGGGGGAAACCTTGGCCTGTGGCAGCGGCGCCTGCGCCGCAGCGGTGGTAGGCATACTGCAGGGGACGCTGCAGGATCCCGTGCGCATCGATCTGCCGGGCGGCACCTTGCGGATCGGCTGGCAGGGGCGGGGTACGCCGGTCTACATGAGCGGCCCGGCGGTTACCGTGTTCGAGGGGAAGATAGAAGCATGA
- the lysA gene encoding diaminopimelate decarboxylase, whose amino-acid sequence MDHFNYRGGLLHAEDVPLSAIAERHGTPCYIYSRATLERHWHAFDGALGSCPHLVCYAVKANSNIAILNLLARLGSGFDIVSAGELERVLAAGGDPSRVVFSGVGKREDELARALDAGIRCFNVEVAEELDRLDRLAGERGVKAPVSLRVNPDVDAGTHPYISTGLRENKFGIEVEEALTQYRRAARMPNLEVVGIDCHIGSQLTSSMPFIDALDRVLALVAQLRSEGVAIRHLDLGGGLGIRYRDEDPPHPTEYAEQLFARLGRHDFEILIEPGRAIAGNAGLLLTRVEYLKANQTKRFAIVDAAMNDLLRPALYGAWQEIVPVAPRPDDAESHTYDIVGPVCETGDFLGKSRDLALAPGDLLAVRSAGAYGFSMSSNYNSRPRPAEVLVDGGTVHLIRERETIAQLFAGERLLP is encoded by the coding sequence ATGGATCATTTCAATTATCGCGGCGGCCTCCTCCACGCGGAGGACGTGCCGCTGTCCGCCATTGCCGAGCGCCATGGCACGCCCTGCTACATCTACTCCCGCGCCACGCTGGAGCGGCACTGGCATGCCTTCGACGGTGCGTTGGGAAGCTGCCCGCATCTGGTCTGCTATGCCGTCAAGGCCAACTCCAACATCGCCATCCTGAATCTCCTGGCGCGGTTGGGGTCGGGCTTCGACATCGTATCGGCGGGCGAACTGGAACGGGTGTTGGCGGCGGGCGGCGATCCTTCCAGGGTCGTGTTTTCCGGGGTCGGGAAGCGTGAGGACGAGTTGGCGCGCGCCCTGGACGCCGGTATCCGCTGCTTCAACGTCGAGGTGGCCGAAGAGCTCGACCGGCTCGACCGGCTGGCTGGCGAACGCGGCGTCAAGGCGCCGGTATCGCTGCGGGTGAATCCGGACGTCGACGCCGGCACCCACCCCTACATCTCGACCGGCCTGCGCGAGAACAAGTTCGGCATCGAAGTCGAAGAGGCGCTCACGCAGTACCGCCGCGCGGCGCGGATGCCCAACCTGGAAGTCGTCGGCATCGACTGCCATATCGGCTCGCAACTGACCAGTTCCATGCCGTTCATCGACGCACTGGACCGGGTGCTGGCGCTCGTCGCTCAGTTGCGCAGCGAAGGCGTCGCGATCCGCCACCTGGACCTGGGCGGTGGCCTCGGTATCCGCTACCGCGACGAGGATCCGCCGCATCCGACGGAATACGCCGAGCAGCTTTTCGCCCGGCTCGGCCGCCACGATTTCGAAATCCTGATTGAGCCGGGCCGCGCGATCGCCGGCAACGCAGGTCTGTTGCTGACCCGGGTGGAGTATCTCAAAGCCAACCAGACCAAGCGCTTCGCGATCGTCGACGCGGCGATGAACGATCTGCTGCGCCCGGCGCTGTACGGTGCCTGGCAGGAGATCGTTCCGGTCGCGCCGCGCCCGGATGATGCGGAGTCGCACACCTACGATATCGTGGGACCGGTTTGTGAGACCGGCGATTTCCTGGGCAAGTCGCGCGATCTGGCGCTGGCCCCGGGCGACCTGCTGGCCGTGCGCTCCGCCGGAGCCTACGGTTTCAGCATGAGTTCGAATTACAACTCCAGGCCGCGTCCGGCCGAGGTCCTGGTGGATGGCGGTACGGTGCACCTGATCCGTGAACGGGAGACCATTGCCCAGCTGTTCGCCGGCGAGCGGCTGTTGCCGTAG
- a CDS encoding DUF484 family protein, producing MNFGKARRADNEELSASQVADYLWKHPDFFHDQLDLLEAMHVPHPCGEAVSLVARQIELLRGQNRKQQGQLNDILKIARENDALFVRFHRLTLSLLDAASVDDMLAGLKWSLHEGFQADFVSVRVFRTVSHPAVGDLHVMPEPAVSILLEPLLASCEPVCGSPPEPLLEFLFGADAPEVASCALVPLCHAGIKGLLAIGSLDTGRFSPDMGNLFLVQMGEIVAARLVALIDRER from the coding sequence ATGAATTTCGGCAAGGCCAGGCGCGCGGACAACGAGGAGCTGTCGGCCTCCCAGGTGGCGGACTACCTGTGGAAGCACCCCGACTTTTTCCACGATCAGCTCGATCTGCTGGAAGCCATGCATGTGCCCCATCCCTGCGGTGAGGCGGTTTCGCTGGTGGCGCGCCAGATCGAGCTGCTGCGCGGCCAGAATCGGAAGCAGCAGGGGCAATTGAACGACATACTCAAGATCGCCCGAGAGAACGACGCGCTGTTCGTCCGCTTTCACCGGCTCACGCTGAGTCTGCTCGATGCCGCTTCGGTGGATGACATGCTGGCGGGGCTGAAATGGAGCCTGCACGAGGGGTTCCAGGCCGACTTCGTTTCCGTCCGGGTGTTTCGCACCGTCTCGCATCCCGCGGTAGGCGACCTGCACGTGATGCCGGAGCCGGCCGTGAGTATCCTGCTGGAACCCCTCTTGGCCTCCTGTGAACCGGTCTGCGGTTCGCCGCCCGAACCGTTGTTGGAGTTCCTTTTCGGCGCCGATGCTCCCGAGGTGGCGTCCTGCGCCCTGGTGCCGCTTTGCCATGCCGGGATCAAGGGGCTGTTGGCGATAGGCAGCCTGGACACAGGCCGGTTCAGCCCGGACATGGGCAATCTGTTCCTGGTGCAGATGGGCGAAATCGTTGCCGCCCGCCTCGTCGCTCTGATCGACCGCGAGCGCTGA
- a CDS encoding L,D-transpeptidase family protein produces MSANRMTLLARQCAAITLGGLLSSAVCAEVLPLPADGSDLVGQTKYVPARQEDTLIDIAREYSVGQDEIVMANPKVDRWLPGAGTQVTVPRQFILPNAPRNGIVVNIPEMRLYFYPSAGKGAKPTTVVTYPISIGRMDWRSPLGVTKVVAKVKDPVWRPPASIKAEHAKNGEILPDVVPAGPNNPLGQFAMRLGVPGYLIHGTDQDKSYGIGMRVTHGCIRMYPEDVARLFPEVAVGTPVNLVNQPVKLGWKGDTLYIEVSESLDEDRLSPADLMAKAVSLIQKETATRPVTIDEAALRKAVEEPTGIPTVISLSGAAPLEASAPYSPAGDVEPRSGEIGYAPRAAMEEPSAPRYETRIEAPRVSDPATSYGTEERPSTESLF; encoded by the coding sequence ATGAGTGCGAATCGGATGACCTTGTTGGCGCGGCAATGCGCCGCGATTACCCTGGGCGGCCTGTTGTCTTCCGCGGTTTGCGCCGAGGTGCTACCGCTGCCGGCCGACGGTTCGGACCTGGTCGGCCAGACCAAGTACGTTCCGGCGCGGCAGGAAGACACTTTGATCGACATTGCCAGGGAGTACAGCGTGGGCCAGGACGAGATCGTGATGGCCAATCCCAAGGTCGATCGCTGGCTGCCGGGTGCGGGCACCCAGGTCACGGTGCCGCGGCAGTTCATCCTGCCCAATGCGCCGCGCAACGGCATCGTCGTCAACATCCCCGAGATGCGCTTGTATTTCTATCCCAGCGCGGGCAAGGGCGCCAAGCCGACCACGGTCGTGACCTATCCCATCAGCATCGGCCGGATGGACTGGCGCTCCCCGCTGGGCGTGACCAAGGTGGTGGCCAAGGTGAAGGACCCCGTGTGGCGTCCGCCCGCCTCGATCAAGGCCGAGCATGCCAAAAACGGTGAAATCCTGCCCGATGTCGTCCCGGCCGGCCCCAACAACCCCTTAGGCCAGTTCGCCATGCGCCTGGGCGTGCCCGGCTATCTCATCCACGGGACCGATCAGGACAAGTCGTACGGCATCGGCATGCGGGTGACCCACGGCTGCATCCGCATGTACCCGGAAGATGTCGCCAGGCTGTTTCCCGAAGTCGCCGTCGGCACCCCGGTCAATCTGGTGAACCAGCCGGTCAAGCTGGGCTGGAAGGGCGATACGCTCTACATCGAAGTGAGCGAATCGCTGGACGAGGACCGGCTGAGCCCCGCCGACCTCATGGCCAAAGCGGTGAGCCTGATCCAGAAGGAAACCGCCACCCGCCCCGTCACCATCGACGAGGCGGCGTTGAGGAAGGCGGTCGAGGAACCCACCGGCATTCCCACCGTCATCAGCCTGTCCGGCGCCGCGCCGCTCGAGGCCTCAGCCCCTTATTCGCCGGCCGGCGACGTGGAGCCGCGGAGCGGCGAAATCGGGTATGCTCCGCGGGCCGCGATGGAGGAGCCGTCCGCGCCGCGCTACGAAACCCGGATCGAAGCGCCGAGGGTGAGCGACCCCGCCACCTCTTATGGAACCGAGGAGCGCCCGTCGACCGAGAGCCTGTTCTGA
- the xerC gene encoding tyrosine recombinase XerC, whose amino-acid sequence MEPESLEQLDDYLGRLARRGSRHTHAAYRRDLRAFQAYCESVNVARWADVDGARIRAYVGTRHHEDELSARSLQRGLSAIRGFFDDLLKKRILEANPARGVRPPKTGRRLPRLLDVDAIAGLLDAPADDGLETRDRAMWELFYSSGLRLSELVGLDVVDVDFAAGSVFVRKGKGGKARYVPVGAKALEAIGAWLEVRRPRTGAVRPALFLSRQGRRIAPRTVEMRLERWRGKLKLSERVHPHMLRHSFASHMLEASSDLRAVQELLGHATLATTQIYTHVDFQRLAAVYDQAHPRARRDRSRKA is encoded by the coding sequence GTGGAGCCGGAGTCCCTCGAGCAGCTCGACGACTACCTGGGCCGGCTGGCACGGCGGGGCTCCAGACACACGCATGCGGCCTACCGGCGGGACCTCCGCGCCTTCCAGGCGTACTGCGAGTCGGTGAATGTCGCTCGCTGGGCGGACGTCGACGGCGCCAGGATCAGGGCCTACGTCGGCACCAGGCATCATGAAGACGAATTGTCGGCCCGAAGTCTTCAGCGCGGCCTTTCCGCCATTCGCGGATTTTTCGACGATCTGCTGAAAAAACGGATATTGGAAGCCAACCCCGCGCGTGGCGTGCGTCCGCCCAAGACCGGGCGCAGGCTGCCGCGCCTGCTCGACGTGGACGCGATCGCCGGGCTGCTCGATGCGCCCGCCGACGACGGGCTGGAGACCCGCGACCGGGCGATGTGGGAGCTGTTTTATTCCTCCGGCCTGCGCCTGAGCGAGCTGGTAGGGCTGGATGTCGTCGACGTCGATTTCGCCGCCGGTAGCGTGTTCGTCCGGAAGGGCAAGGGCGGCAAGGCGCGCTACGTCCCGGTCGGCGCCAAGGCGCTCGAGGCCATCGGAGCATGGCTGGAGGTTCGCCGTCCGCGGACCGGCGCGGTGCGGCCGGCGCTGTTTCTCAGCCGGCAGGGCAGGCGCATCGCGCCGCGCACCGTCGAAATGCGGCTGGAACGCTGGCGCGGCAAGCTGAAGCTGTCCGAAAGGGTCCATCCCCACATGCTGCGGCATTCCTTCGCCAGCCACATGCTGGAAGCCAGCAGCGATCTCCGGGCCGTGCAGGAACTGCTCGGCCATGCCACGCTGGCCACGACCCAGATCTATACGCACGTCGACTTTCAGAGGCTGGCCGCCGTCTACGACCAGGCCCACCCCCGTGCGCGGCGCGACCGCTCCCGGAAAGCCTGA
- a CDS encoding oxidative damage protection protein yields MARQIICAKLGIEAEGLDAPPFPGPQGQRIFEHVSKEAWQDWLKLQTMLINEHRLTPFEANARRFLEQEREKFLFGEGAATPEGYVPPKS; encoded by the coding sequence ATGGCAAGACAGATCATTTGCGCGAAACTGGGCATCGAAGCCGAAGGGCTGGACGCTCCGCCGTTTCCCGGCCCCCAGGGCCAGCGCATCTTCGAGCACGTGTCCAAAGAGGCCTGGCAGGACTGGCTCAAGCTGCAGACCATGCTGATCAACGAACACCGCCTGACTCCGTTCGAAGCCAACGCCCGCAGGTTCCTGGAGCAGGAGCGGGAGAAATTCCTGTTCGGCGAAGGCGCCGCCACACCGGAAGGCTACGTGCCGCCCAAGTCCTGA
- the yjgA gene encoding ribosome biogenesis factor YjgA, whose amino-acid sequence MQDEFDDLDDAAEEESYGRRSHAKMKRESAELLELGRELVLLPRESLDRLTLPEPVAEAVRLGRTISAHGALKRQIKYIGKLLRQIDADPIRGALDDIKSDSATAARRQHCIERWRDRLIAEGDEAVNALMGEFPGADRQLLRKLVRGAREERDQAKPPRHARQLFQEIRRLLADAAELSE is encoded by the coding sequence ATGCAAGACGAATTCGACGACCTGGACGACGCGGCGGAGGAAGAAAGCTACGGCCGCCGCAGCCACGCGAAAATGAAGCGCGAGAGCGCGGAGCTGCTGGAACTCGGCCGGGAACTGGTCCTGCTGCCGCGGGAAAGCCTGGACCGGCTGACGCTGCCCGAACCGGTCGCGGAGGCCGTGCGCCTGGGGAGGACCATCAGCGCTCACGGGGCGCTGAAACGGCAGATCAAGTACATCGGCAAGCTGCTGCGCCAGATCGACGCCGACCCGATCCGCGGCGCCCTCGACGACATCAAAAGCGACAGCGCGACGGCTGCCAGGCGGCAACACTGCATCGAACGATGGCGCGACCGGCTCATCGCCGAGGGCGACGAAGCCGTCAATGCGCTGATGGGGGAGTTCCCCGGCGCGGACCGCCAGTTGCTCCGGAAGCTGGTCCGCGGAGCCCGCGAGGAGCGGGACCAGGCCAAGCCGCCGCGCCACGCCCGTCAACTGTTCCAGGAAATACGCAGGCTGCTGGCGGACGCCGCCGAACTCTCCGAATGA
- a CDS encoding DUF4389 domain-containing protein produces the protein MSDETFERPAITGIGRRLVFMVFFMVVLGAVRFVFWAIVAFQFLSHLFTGGVNPNAVTSGARLAEYIYRIMLFLTYETEAMPFPFGERADRPSGRDR, from the coding sequence ATGTCTGACGAGACTTTCGAACGTCCTGCGATAACCGGGATCGGCCGCCGGCTGGTCTTCATGGTGTTTTTCATGGTGGTGCTGGGCGCTGTCCGATTCGTGTTCTGGGCCATCGTCGCCTTCCAGTTCCTGAGCCATCTTTTCACCGGCGGCGTGAATCCCAACGCCGTCACGAGCGGCGCCAGGCTGGCCGAATACATCTACCGCATCATGCTGTTCCTGACCTACGAGACCGAGGCCATGCCGTTCCCCTTCGGAGAACGGGCGGACCGGCCTTCCGGCCGGGACCGCTGA
- a CDS encoding lipoprotein, whose protein sequence is MSKNHPALWLAVALTLLLGACGQKGPLYLPDREPARTEEQKS, encoded by the coding sequence ATGAGCAAGAATCATCCCGCACTCTGGCTGGCCGTGGCGCTGACTTTGCTGTTGGGCGCCTGCGGGCAGAAAGGTCCGCTGTATCTCCCCGACCGGGAACCGGCGCGGACCGAAGAGCAGAAATCCTGA
- the mutY gene encoding A/G-specific adenine glycosylase, giving the protein MTSMPLSSFQQAVLDWFDPHGRHDLPWQRPRTPYRVWISEVMLQQTQVATVIGYFERFMRQFPGLADLAAADVDEVLALWSGLGYYSRARNLHRAARIVAERHAGELPADLAGLAALPGIGRSTAGAILSLGFERRAAILDGNVRRVLARHHGVEGWPGESKVEKELWRLSEELTPSKRCADYNQAMMDLGATVCTRRSPACEACPLARTCIARREGRQTELPAPRRAGPTPVRSTFMLLMVDPARRVRLQKRPPAGVWAGLWAFPEFDGLEQIAAWCALHSIHSRRIEPLPPRRHTFSHFHLDYTPVVVHCDARHTGVEETTPGLWHPAGAEIGFGVPTPVRQLLNELERLI; this is encoded by the coding sequence GTGACCTCCATGCCGCTCTCCAGCTTTCAGCAGGCCGTGCTCGACTGGTTCGATCCGCACGGACGCCACGACCTGCCCTGGCAGCGGCCCCGCACCCCCTATCGGGTGTGGATATCCGAAGTCATGCTGCAGCAGACCCAGGTCGCCACGGTCATCGGCTATTTCGAGCGGTTCATGCGGCAGTTCCCCGGTCTTGCGGACCTGGCCGCCGCGGACGTCGACGAAGTGCTGGCGCTGTGGTCCGGCCTGGGGTACTACAGCCGCGCCCGCAACCTCCACCGCGCCGCCCGTATCGTCGCCGAGCGTCACGCCGGCGAACTGCCCGCCGATCTCGCCGGACTGGCCGCTCTGCCCGGCATCGGCCGTTCCACGGCGGGCGCGATCCTGAGCCTGGGATTCGAACGCCGGGCGGCGATCCTCGACGGCAACGTCCGCCGGGTGCTGGCGCGCCACCACGGCGTCGAAGGCTGGCCGGGAGAATCGAAAGTGGAAAAGGAATTGTGGCGGCTGAGTGAGGAGCTGACGCCTTCGAAGCGGTGCGCGGACTACAACCAGGCGATGATGGACCTGGGCGCGACGGTGTGCACGCGCCGCTCGCCGGCCTGCGAAGCCTGCCCGCTGGCCCGAACCTGCATCGCCCGGCGGGAAGGCCGGCAGACCGAACTGCCGGCGCCTCGCCGTGCCGGGCCGACCCCGGTGCGCTCGACCTTCATGCTGCTGATGGTCGATCCGGCTAGGCGGGTACGGCTGCAAAAGCGCCCCCCCGCCGGAGTCTGGGCGGGTCTATGGGCATTTCCGGAATTCGACGGACTGGAGCAGATCGCCGCCTGGTGTGCGCTACACAGCATTCACTCCCGCCGGATTGAGCCCTTGCCGCCGCGCCGTCATACTTTCAGTCATTTTCATCTGGACTACACGCCGGTCGTCGTGCATTGCGATGCGCGCCACACCGGCGTCGAAGAAACGACGCCAGGCCTTTGGCACCCCGCCGGCGCCGAGATCGGGTTCGGCGTCCCGACGCCGGTCCGTCAACTGCTGAACGAACTCGAACGACTCATCTGA
- a CDS encoding DUF2333 family protein, which translates to MAASPKRPGLLKSFFGAVLRAYHPRTMREKGLLWTVTMLTILTLGIFLAVAEYWGEEPEEFDVLASAIQDAGVKNSRELPLGYTYATTLIDIGETLLYKPGGFLVNDMFPPGVFEDNMPMWEYGALTALRDATSALRNHIARAQSQSKEDPDLAQAEPFFYFDHTSWQLPSSESEYQKGIEAMMRYRARLMKREASFFSRADNLRQYLEILEKRLGSLSNRLSASAGDMSQTSADEKRGAVTKTSWWNVDDIFFEARGYSWAAIHILKAIEFDFRDILGNKTALVSLQSIIHELEDGQAPFLSPIILNGDGFGIFANYSLTLANYIARANAATIDLRNLLQQG; encoded by the coding sequence ATGGCTGCGTCACCCAAACGTCCTGGTCTGCTGAAGTCTTTCTTCGGCGCCGTCCTACGCGCGTACCATCCGCGCACCATGCGCGAGAAGGGCCTGCTCTGGACCGTGACGATGCTGACCATCCTGACGCTGGGGATTTTCCTGGCGGTCGCGGAGTATTGGGGCGAAGAACCGGAAGAATTCGACGTGCTCGCTTCCGCCATCCAGGACGCCGGCGTCAAGAATTCCCGTGAGCTGCCGCTGGGCTACACCTATGCGACGACGCTGATCGACATCGGCGAAACCCTGCTCTACAAGCCGGGCGGATTCCTGGTCAACGACATGTTCCCGCCGGGCGTCTTCGAGGACAACATGCCGATGTGGGAGTACGGAGCGCTGACCGCGCTGCGCGATGCCACCTCGGCCCTGCGCAACCACATCGCCCGAGCCCAGTCGCAATCCAAGGAGGATCCCGACCTGGCCCAGGCGGAACCGTTCTTCTACTTCGACCATACCTCCTGGCAGTTGCCCTCGTCCGAATCGGAATACCAGAAAGGCATCGAGGCCATGATGCGCTACCGTGCCCGGCTGATGAAGCGCGAGGCCAGCTTCTTCTCCCGCGCCGACAATCTGCGGCAGTACCTGGAAATCCTTGAAAAGCGCCTGGGCAGCCTGTCCAACCGCCTGAGCGCGAGCGCGGGCGACATGAGCCAGACGAGCGCGGACGAAAAAAGGGGGGCGGTCACCAAGACCTCCTGGTGGAACGTCGACGACATCTTCTTCGAAGCCCGCGGCTACAGCTGGGCGGCGATCCACATCCTCAAGGCCATCGAATTCGATTTCCGTGACATCCTCGGCAACAAGACCGCGCTGGTCTCGCTGCAGTCGATCATCCACGAACTGGAAGACGGCCAGGCGCCGTTCCTGAGCCCGATCATCCTGAACGGCGACGGCTTCGGCATCTTCGCCAATTATTCGCTGACCCTCGCCAATTACATCGCCCGCGCCAACGCGGCGACGATCGATCTGCGCAACCTGCTCCAGCAAGGCTGA